In the Leptospira barantonii genome, AAAATTTCTCGATCACAAGAACGCGTGGATTTCCCGTTCCGTCGGAGTGGCCGCGCACTACGCGGTTAAAAAAGGACTTCGAAAAAAATACGTGGAGGAAATCTTTCTACTTCTTTTATCAAAAGCGGATACGAACGATTTTCACACCAAAAAAGGAATCGGCTGGGCCGTAAAAACCGTTTCCAAATTTCATCCGGACATAGTCTCCAAGTTCGAGTCTCGTTTGAATTCCGACGAAACCATCGGAACCTTTTTTAAAACGAAGATCAAAATCGGATTGGGCCGCTCCTCTAAATATGCCTCAAGATATTCGGATTAAAAGTATTCTGAATAAAACCAAACGGAGAGATCCCTGGTTTTTGGACGATTATACGATCAATCCTTACAGCGGTTGTTCGTTTCGTTGTTTGTATTGTTATATAGGCGGAAGCAAATACGGTTCGAACATAGAGGATAAACTTTCCGTTAAGGAGAATGCCGCCGAGGTTTTGGACAAACAACTTTGGAACCGCGCTAAAAAGAATCAATACGGAATCATCGTTCTCGCTTCGGCCACGGATCCTTATCTTCAGATCGAAAAACAAACGGAACTTACGCGGGAACTACTTAAGATAATTCTAAAATACAGATTTCCGGTTCATATTCTTACCAAATCGGATCTGGTTTTGAGAGATCTCGATTTGTTAAGCGAAATCGAAAAATCCGCGATCCTTCCGAACGATCTACAAAACCGATTGAGCAGAAAATCCTTCATTACGTTTTCATTTTCCATTCTGGACGATTCCGTGGCGCGTATTTTCGAGCCGGGAGCCACCGCTCCGAGCTTACGATTGAACGCCTTAAAGGAAATTTTAAGACAAGGTTTTTACAGCGGGGTCAGTTTGATGCCTCTTCTTCCGCATATCGGCGACAAGGGAGAAAATCTCGAATTTATGTTTCAAACTTTTCGAGAAATCGGAATCGAATATATATTCCCGGCAAGCCTTACCCTTTTCGGAGGAAACGATTCTTCCGATAGTAAGTTCCGAGTTTTTGAAGCGATCGAAAAACACTATCCTCATCTGATCGAAAAGTATCGGAAATTTTTTTCCAACGGTTCCGAAATGCCCAAATACTATAGAGTCGCTCTCAAAAACAAAACCGACGAGTTGTGTTCCAAATACGGATTACAAAAAGGAATTCTTCCTTACGATTGATCGACTTTCGTATTCCAAATTTCGCATTCCCTTTTCGAACAAACCGGAAAGATAAACAACTTCTTGACGAAAGCGAGAAACTGCGTTCAATCGGACTATGCCAGAACTGCCGGATCTAGTCGTCATTCGGGAAAGATTGATCCCGGAACTCGTAGGCAAGACCATACAATCGATCGAAATCGTGGACCCTCTGGTGGTCCGCAATCTCACCGGATCCACCGCCGAAGAAGTTTACCAAGGAACTTCGTTTCAATCCATCGAAAGAAACGGACCCTTTCTAAATTTCGCATTCGAAAAATTGAATATAATCATACATCCTATGTTGTCCGGTCGATTTTCCCTCGACCCTAAGTATAAACGAAAGGATCTTTGCGTTCGTTTTTTTACGAACGGTCCCGTTTTGAATTACGTGGACGATACAAGAATGGGAAAAGTTTATTTTCTAAAGCCGGAAGACATCGGCCAAATCCCAAAATACAAGGAACAAGGTGTGAATCTTCTTTCGGATGAATTCACCGAAGAAAGTTTAATCCAGGCAATGGGAAAAAGCCGTCAACAAACCAGAGTGTTTTTGATGGATCAATCCAAACTGAGTGCATTAGGAAACGCTTATGCGGACGAGGTTTTGTTCGCGGCGAAGATTCATCCGAAAACTCCTTGCAATCAACTTTCTCCCGAAGATAAATCACTTTTATACAAAAGTATCAAAGAGGTTCTTTCAAGTTCGATCGAATACATTCGCAACAAACAAGCGCCCCTCGACGTAAAGGTTCGAGATCACGTTAAAGTGAGGAATCGAAAAAACGAACCCTGCCCCGTTTGTGGAACGACGATCCGAAGAGCGAACGTATTGGGTTACGATTCTTTCTTTTGTCCGACTTGCCAGCCGGCCAAAGGCGAACAGTTCATCAAATGGTAACTAGCGATCCGAATTTTAAACCAATCCCCAATCCAAACGAACCGGATACGAATTCCGTCTTCTTTCAAAGTAAAATACGTCTTCCTTTCTCCAGGAATCCCGCAAAAGACGATCCTCTTCCTTTAAGAAAGTGGAAGTTTTAAAATCACCCGAGGTTTGTAAAAAAGATTCCAAGGACGGAAGCGGACGATCCTGATACAGAATGGATAATTTCTCGGCGACCCGATAGGTTCCGCTCATTCTCCCCAATTGACTGTAACCGGCGATATGCGGCGTAAAAACGGAATTTTCCAGATCCGCGAGAATTCTTCCCAAAGAAGGTTCGGGCGGCTCGGGATCAAACACATCTAGAATTTTGAATATATCATTTCTTGCAATCAATCGATCGAAAGCCTCTCGGGAAAGAATCTCACCTCGGCTCGTATTGATAAAAACGGTCCCCGGTTTTAGGGAATCGATCAAGGAAGCGGACACAAAATGTAAGGTCGGTTCGAGTCCCTCCTTGGTCAAAGGAACGTGATAACTCAAAACGGAACAACTCAAAACCTCGTTTAAGGGAGAGGATTCCGCCTTGTAAAACGGATCGTAAAAAACGCAGTCTATCCCCTTGGATATTAGAATTTTATGAAATTCTTTACCTGTGTTTCCGTGCCCGATCATTCCGACTTTTCGGGTTTTCAGTTCGGATTCGGTGAAACGTTCCAAAAGGGACGCATAACAATATTCCGCGACCGAATCGGCGTTACAACCCGGAGCGTTTAAAAAAATTCTTCCCGATTCTTTGAGGGCGTTAAAGTCCACGTGGTCCGTACCGGAACTTACGGTTGCGAAAATTCTTACCGAAGGAAACCGTTCTATACTTTCACGGTTCACCTTTAACCTCGTATTGGCGATCAGAACGGAAGGTTCTTCCTCTGCCAACGTATCGATGCGGTCGATCGAATACGAACGCACTTCCAATTTTTCAAAACCGGAAAAGATCTCTCGGGCGCCCGTGGTTCCTTCGGGATAATAAAGAATCGGTCTTTTTTGTTGCACGACTTTGTCATTTCATCCGAACCGCTTTTTCAGAAAAAACAAAAAAGGTTTGCCTTGAGAAAGATTTTTTTAACAATCACAGGTCCATGAAATCCCTTCAGGAAAGAATTACATTCCCGGCAGTTATAGGTTTGATCTCCGTGGTCTTGATCGCGTTGATCTGGTTCGTTTTTTTCAGCGGCGGCAAAGGCCCCGGCGTTTTCTCGTCGAGCGACCCCGAAGGAGAATTTACGTTGCAACGAACCGAATCGGGAGAATGGGTCTTAAACCAAGCCGTAGTCGACACGTCTCGAAGAATTTTCGACGAGAACGGCAACTGGCTTTCGTTCGACGACTTGATGCAGTATGCTTCAACCGGGGAAGTCAACTTGGTCTCCGAACTCTGGGGTTTGAGAAGACAATGTCCCGAGAATGTAGTCTACGAACAATGTAACGAAATCATCCGAGCATTCATCGCCGACCATTACACCGGAAAAGACGCGGAATATCTTATGAAACTTTTTTCGGGTTACTTAAAATACGAAACGACCATGAGAGAATACGAACTTTCGGATAAACTCAGCCGCGCCGAAAAATACGAAATCGTTAAAAAGAAAAGAAGGGAATTCTTTTCCGAAAGCGACGCAAAGCTCGTATTTGGTATGGAAGAATCCGAGGAAACCTATCGCGATTCCTTGAGCGGCTTTTTAAAAGACACCGAATCCTTAAACGGCGATCAAAGAATGTCTAGATACGAAGAATTCAGAAAAAATGTCTACGGTCAATATTACAATACCGTAAAGACAAGAGAGCCTAAGTACAATACCTATGAAACTGAAATGTTTCTGAGAGACAAGGAATTGGAAAAGATGAATTCTTCGGATCGAAATACGAAAACGAGAACAATCCGTGAAAAATATTTCGGAAAGGACGGAGCGGATCGTATAGACGCGGTTTATAAGGAAATCGAAGAAAGGGAAAAGAAGGAAAAACAAACCGTACACGACGAATCGGATTGGCTTCAGAAAAATTCGAACGTAAAGGGAGAAGCGAGGGATAAGGCCTTGATGGAAATCAGAATCAAAAATCTCGGCAAAGAAGAAGCCGAAGAATATTCAAGAAGACTTAAATACGAAGAGGAACTGAAGAAAAATCAAAACTAATGATCCGCCGTTTTATTCCGATAGATTCGATCGTTTACCGGCTCCTACTTTGTTTGGGAGTCGGTTTCGGAACCCTTTTGGGGCTTTCTCCTTTTTCCTTTTTTTCAGCGGGAATGGTCGCTTCCGTTTCCTGTCTTTTTTTATTTCTTTCCCTCGATAAGGAACGGTTTTGGAAAGTCGCTTTGTGGCTTTTGTTTTTGTCGCAGGTTTTGAACTACGTTACTTTTTTTTGGATACCGGGCGCGGTTTCGAGAATCGCGGGAACGGGTCCGGTCGTTTCCGTTTTCTTTTTTCTATTCTATGGGTTGATCTCCCATCTGAAATTCTTTCCGTTTTATATCATATTCCGTTTTTCTAAAATAAAATCCGCGTCCTCTCCCTGGGTTTTACTCGTATTCCCCGCGGCGGGAACGATCGCGGACGCGCTGACGTATCAGATTTTTCCGTGGTATTGGGGAAACCTGATCGGAGGTTCGATCGTTTTCGAACAATTCGCGTCGATCTGCGGAGTTTACGGACTGAGTTTTCTGCTTCTTTTCCTATCTTCCGTTTTTATAATATTATTAAATCATTCTAAACGAAAGAAATCCAAGGAATTCAAAATCGCCGTCATCGGTGCGATCGGAATCGTATTCGTATACACTTACGGCCTGTATCGAATCGGATACGCGAATCGACCGTTGAACGAAGACAAACCCAAAACGATTTCGGTCGTCACGATCCAACCCGACACTTCTCCGGGAACGAAGGACTTAAAAGCGGATCGTGCTTTTTTAGGTTCGACGATGAGCAAGGTTTTGTCCTTGGCTTTGGAAGGAAGTATGAGCGCCGAAAATTCTCCGTCGCTGATCGTAATCCCGGAATCCTCGATTCCGTTTCACGGAACGATCGACTCGGAGGAAAATCGAAACGAACATATCTATTCTTCCACGATGGAAGGATTGATTTTGTATCTTTCCAAACAAACGGGCGCCGACGTTCTATTCAACGAATTGAATATGGATCATGGAAAACTCAGAAATCAAATCAGTCTTTTTAAGAATTCGGACGGAAGTACGGAACGATACGATAAAAGAAGACTTCTCGCGTTCGGAGAATATCTTCCGATGGAAAAGGGACTTCCCTTTTTGCGTTCGGTCTTTAAGGAAACTTCGCGATACGTTCCCGGTGAAACTCCGAAACTTTTAATCGGAAATAAGAATCGAATCGAAACTTCCATCGCGCCGCCCGATCCGAAGGAAATTTCCAAAATCGGCGATCCGGAAGTATTCCGATCGTCCTTCTCGTCCGATACAAAACAACTCGATAAAATTAGAAATTTAGAATATTCGTATTCCATTCTTCCCTTATTGTGTTACGAGGCGATGTTCACCGAATTGGTTCTGGATTATTTCAAAGACGGGCAAAAACCGGAGATTCTGATCAACATCACGAACGATTCTTGGTTCGACTCGGAACTGGAAGCGAACCAACATTCCGGAACCGTCCGTTTGAGGGCGATCGAAACCGGCCTACCCTTGATTCGTTCCACCGTTTCCGGAATCTCGGAAGTTTGGGACGCTCGCGGAATTTCCCTCATTACTCCGATGGGTTTTCACGAAACCGGAATCAGAACCTTTTCGATTCGATTGGGTTCTTCCGGTTCCACAATTTATACGATGTTCGGAAACGTTCCGCTCTGGATTCTTTGTGTGTTGTCGCTTTCGATCCGATTCGCCTTTCTCTTGAAGTCCATTAGGAAATAGTAATGCTTGAACATACCTTTTGTCATTTGCCCGGGATCGATTCGACGGAGGAAAAAAATCTTTGGGCCAAGGGAATTCACAACTGGAGAGACTTAAAGGATTATCTGAGATCCGAATCCATTCCCATCCGAAATCTGATTTTAGACGCATTAGAATTTTCTAAAAAAGAATTGGAACGGGAGAATTTTTTCTACTTCTTCCACGTTCTATCCTCCAAACATCACTGGAGATTGTTTCCTACGATTCGCAATAAACTGATGTATCTGGATATAGAAACGACCGGGCTCGGAAGCGAGGACAGAACCACGGTCATAGGAACCTTCGACGGTTCGGAATACCGTTCTTATATCCGAGGATTCAACCTGGATTTCTTTTTGGACAACCTTCGTCAGGATCAGATTTTCGTTTCATACAACGGAATCGGCTTCGACGTTCCCTTTTTAGAAAAAGAATTTAACGTACGATTCAGAAACAATCATATCGATATTATGTTTTTCTTAAGATCTCTCGGCATCAAAGGCGGACTCAAAGGCTGTGAGAAGGCTCTCGGAATCGTAAGACCCGAGGAAGCCTCTATAACGGGCGCGGATGCGGTAAAACTTTGGAAACAATATGTTGACTATGACGATACGGACGCGCTTCGAATTTTGGAAGGTTACAACCGGGAAGACACCGTAAATCTTGAAATATTATTCGTCAAAGGTTATAATCTAAAGATGAAAGATACCCCGTTCTACGGGGAGATTCTCAGGGAGCCGTCTCAATCCTGACTTTGTATCCCTGACGTCGAAGACTGCGGCATTTTCCGCGACGAAGGGAATATGGATTGGAAGCGATTCGAAAATATATACGCGGACAAAGATTATATTCATAAGATCCGCGCTCGGTATCTTTTCATTTTCAATTCCATTTCAGTCGCGTTGGATTTCATCGCCCTCGCAATGTTTTTACACGAGGACATTCATTTTTTTCCCGCGAGTTTTTTCATATTCTTCATCGCGTCCATCGCCTCGATATTTCTTCTTTGGAAAGGAATGTTTCGATCCGCTTTGACCGCAACGCTCTCTTCGGGGATTTTGAACATCTTGGGCGGATTGTTTTTCGGAAACCCGAACGGCAACATGCTAATCGCGTTCCCGCTCATCGTGATCCTGTTTTTATTTTTTACGAATATTAGAATTACTATATATGTTTCTTTCTTTTTCCTGAGCGTAATGGTCGGCTACTTCGCTCTGCAGGCCAGAAACGGAACCCTGATGATGAGTTATGCGATCGACTCCGTTTTGATCTTTACGTTGTTCACGATCATGGCCTTACTCACCGTTCAAATCCTGAATACTTACATCGACGAAAAAGACGAACTGATCAAAGAGATTCACCATCGGGTGAGAAACAATCTCCAGGTTCTTTGCGGCCTCGCGGATCTGCATCTCAATCAGGAAGAGAATTCAAAAAACGTTTTATTCGAATTTCAGAATAGAATTCTCGCGATGTCCGAAGTGCACAACTACATGTATAAATCGGACAATTATCACAGCGTGGAATTCTCGGGTGTGATCGACAAGATCGTAGCGAATTCCGGGAAAAAACACAAGGATTCCAGAGCCTCGATTCTCAACGATTCGGATCGAATTTCGCTTCCGATCGAAACCGCGATCCCCTGCGCGATGATTTTCAACGAACTGCTCGATAACAGCCTGACCCACGCTTTCCAAAACTCCGCGGATCCGAAAATCGAAATCCGTCTTTTTAGATCGAAGGAAGTTTATCAATTGATCGTAAGAGACAACGGAATCGGAATGCCGATGCCCTTCGACGCCAAAAAAGCCTCCACTACCGGATTCACTCTGATTCATATTCTTTCGAAACAGATGCACGGAACTTTTAATCTTTCCAACGATCGTGGTTTGACTGCGGTTCTTGAGTTTGCCGTGTGAGCGTTAGACGTTAGGCGACAGGCTTGATTTGGAATCTGCTTCCGTTATCGATCAAACGCTCGACGAAACAACGCGACTTTTCTTATTCCCCGCCGATCCAACGATATTTTTCATAAGGCGGATCGATTTCCAAAATCTGAACCTGACCCTGATCGATCAGCTTTCGGATCAAAGAATGTAAAATGGCAAGCGCCGTATTGTAATAGCCGCTGTTCGCGACCTTTTCACCCATCGCTTCGAGAACCAACGTGGAAAGATCCTGATCGTTCTCTTTCAATCTTCGGACGACTCCCCTTTCCAAAAGGTTTAGAGTTTTTGAAAGTAGTTTGATCGCCCTTTGCGGATCATCCGGCTCCGGTCCGTGCGCGGGAAGAAGTCTTCGAATCGGCAATTTGGAAAGACGATCCAAGGATTGATGATAATCGTATAAGTTTCCGTCGATTTCCGCGTAGATCGAGGATATGTTTTGCAGAACCAAGTCGCCGGTGAAGTAGATCTTCTCGCCCAAAATATACGGAGTCAAATGCCAACGGTTATGGCCCGGAGTATGAAGAATTCCGATTTCCCTTCCGCCCGCCTTGATGACGTCCCCTTCCACGAGTTCCACGTCGAAGTCCAGATACGGATCGACCCTTTCCGAGTTTTCCAACGCATCATGAAATTCGAATATACCGGTGTCGACCCTTTTGAGTTCGGTGGCTCTGGTCGTATTATCGTGGTGTCCTTTGTAGACGAGTCTTCTCATCGCTCTTTGAAAAACCTGAACGAACTCGACGTAGTTTCCGATTTCAGCGGCCATTCCGGTCATCGCATACAACTTCGCGTCCGTATAATAACGTAAGGTCAAAGCCGCGCTCATATGATCGAGATGATTGTGAGTATAGATGATATGTTTGATTTTGCTCAGGGAAAGACCGATCGTCTTTAAGGCCTTTTGCAAAAGACCGAGATTTTCGATATAACCGGAATCGATGATGGTAGGCTCGCCGTCGGGAAGAATATAGATGTTGTTCGGAGAATAAAACGGCTGAGGAATTTCAGTCTTAAAGATTCCGTCTCCTATATCCTTTACTTCCGGAATAGAATTATAGCGGTGAATTTTCATTCAATTCTCGATGTCGTATTAATTTCGATCGCAACAGACTTTGACCGCGTCCGCGAGTTGTTTCGGATCCCAAGGTTTTGGAAGAACCGCATACGTTCCAGCTTCTTTTTTTACTCTTTCCACGGCCGCCTCGTCGACGTGACCCGTGATGAGAATGGAACGAATACCAGGATATTTTTTATGAATTAAGATTAAGAATTCATCCCCTTTGATTCCGGGCATACGCCAATCGGATAAAATGAGGATCACGTTAACGCCGTTTCCGACCAACTCGTCCACTACTTCCATAGCTTCGTTTGCGTTGATCGCGGTCTCGTATTGAAATTCGTTTCCGAACTGTTTTTTTAATTCCTGCTTCAACGCGATCAGGATGATCGGTTCGTCGTCCACGCAAAGGATCGCGTTGTTCTTCTTTGTACTATCTTTCAAAAGATCTCTCCGTTTACACCGAACGTGCGGACTTCAACCACACGCTGAACTTTGTTCTTCCGGGAACACTCTCAAACTCTATTCTTCCGCCCATTTTCTCTATGATCTTTT is a window encoding:
- a CDS encoding SPL family radical SAM protein, whose translation is MPQDIRIKSILNKTKRRDPWFLDDYTINPYSGCSFRCLYCYIGGSKYGSNIEDKLSVKENAAEVLDKQLWNRAKKNQYGIIVLASATDPYLQIEKQTELTRELLKIILKYRFPVHILTKSDLVLRDLDLLSEIEKSAILPNDLQNRLSRKSFITFSFSILDDSVARIFEPGATAPSLRLNALKEILRQGFYSGVSLMPLLPHIGDKGENLEFMFQTFREIGIEYIFPASLTLFGGNDSSDSKFRVFEAIEKHYPHLIEKYRKFFSNGSEMPKYYRVALKNKTDELCSKYGLQKGILPYD
- a CDS encoding Fpg/Nei family DNA glycosylase, translating into MPELPDLVVIRERLIPELVGKTIQSIEIVDPLVVRNLTGSTAEEVYQGTSFQSIERNGPFLNFAFEKLNIIIHPMLSGRFSLDPKYKRKDLCVRFFTNGPVLNYVDDTRMGKVYFLKPEDIGQIPKYKEQGVNLLSDEFTEESLIQAMGKSRQQTRVFLMDQSKLSALGNAYADEVLFAAKIHPKTPCNQLSPEDKSLLYKSIKEVLSSSIEYIRNKQAPLDVKVRDHVKVRNRKNEPCPVCGTTIRRANVLGYDSFFCPTCQPAKGEQFIKW
- a CDS encoding NAD(P)-dependent oxidoreductase, which codes for MQQKRPILYYPEGTTGAREIFSGFEKLEVRSYSIDRIDTLAEEEPSVLIANTRLKVNRESIERFPSVRIFATVSSGTDHVDFNALKESGRIFLNAPGCNADSVAEYCYASLLERFTESELKTRKVGMIGHGNTGKEFHKILISKGIDCVFYDPFYKAESSPLNEVLSCSVLSYHVPLTKEGLEPTLHFVSASLIDSLKPGTVFINTSRGEILSREAFDRLIARNDIFKILDVFDPEPPEPSLGRILADLENSVFTPHIAGYSQLGRMSGTYRVAEKLSILYQDRPLPSLESFLQTSGDFKTSTFLKEEDRLLRDSWRKEDVFYFERRRNSYPVRLDWGLV
- a CDS encoding lipase secretion chaperone, whose product is MKSLQERITFPAVIGLISVVLIALIWFVFFSGGKGPGVFSSSDPEGEFTLQRTESGEWVLNQAVVDTSRRIFDENGNWLSFDDLMQYASTGEVNLVSELWGLRRQCPENVVYEQCNEIIRAFIADHYTGKDAEYLMKLFSGYLKYETTMREYELSDKLSRAEKYEIVKKKRREFFSESDAKLVFGMEESEETYRDSLSGFLKDTESLNGDQRMSRYEEFRKNVYGQYYNTVKTREPKYNTYETEMFLRDKELEKMNSSDRNTKTRTIREKYFGKDGADRIDAVYKEIEEREKKEKQTVHDESDWLQKNSNVKGEARDKALMEIRIKNLGKEEAEEYSRRLKYEEELKKNQN
- a CDS encoding apolipoprotein N-acyltransferase; this translates as MIRRFIPIDSIVYRLLLCLGVGFGTLLGLSPFSFFSAGMVASVSCLFLFLSLDKERFWKVALWLLFLSQVLNYVTFFWIPGAVSRIAGTGPVVSVFFFLFYGLISHLKFFPFYIIFRFSKIKSASSPWVLLVFPAAGTIADALTYQIFPWYWGNLIGGSIVFEQFASICGVYGLSFLLLFLSSVFIILLNHSKRKKSKEFKIAVIGAIGIVFVYTYGLYRIGYANRPLNEDKPKTISVVTIQPDTSPGTKDLKADRAFLGSTMSKVLSLALEGSMSAENSPSLIVIPESSIPFHGTIDSEENRNEHIYSSTMEGLILYLSKQTGADVLFNELNMDHGKLRNQISLFKNSDGSTERYDKRRLLAFGEYLPMEKGLPFLRSVFKETSRYVPGETPKLLIGNKNRIETSIAPPDPKEISKIGDPEVFRSSFSSDTKQLDKIRNLEYSYSILPLLCYEAMFTELVLDYFKDGQKPEILINITNDSWFDSELEANQHSGTVRLRAIETGLPLIRSTVSGISEVWDARGISLITPMGFHETGIRTFSIRLGSSGSTIYTMFGNVPLWILCVLSLSIRFAFLLKSIRK
- a CDS encoding ribonuclease H-like domain-containing protein, which produces MLEHTFCHLPGIDSTEEKNLWAKGIHNWRDLKDYLRSESIPIRNLILDALEFSKKELERENFFYFFHVLSSKHHWRLFPTIRNKLMYLDIETTGLGSEDRTTVIGTFDGSEYRSYIRGFNLDFFLDNLRQDQIFVSYNGIGFDVPFLEKEFNVRFRNNHIDIMFFLRSLGIKGGLKGCEKALGIVRPEEASITGADAVKLWKQYVDYDDTDALRILEGYNREDTVNLEILFVKGYNLKMKDTPFYGEILREPSQS
- a CDS encoding sensor histidine kinase produces the protein MDWKRFENIYADKDYIHKIRARYLFIFNSISVALDFIALAMFLHEDIHFFPASFFIFFIASIASIFLLWKGMFRSALTATLSSGILNILGGLFFGNPNGNMLIAFPLIVILFLFFTNIRITIYVSFFFLSVMVGYFALQARNGTLMMSYAIDSVLIFTLFTIMALLTVQILNTYIDEKDELIKEIHHRVRNNLQVLCGLADLHLNQEENSKNVLFEFQNRILAMSEVHNYMYKSDNYHSVEFSGVIDKIVANSGKKHKDSRASILNDSDRISLPIETAIPCAMIFNELLDNSLTHAFQNSADPKIEIRLFRSKEVYQLIVRDNGIGMPMPFDAKKASTTGFTLIHILSKQMHGTFNLSNDRGLTAVLEFAV
- a CDS encoding MBL fold metallo-hydrolase, translating into MKIHRYNSIPEVKDIGDGIFKTEIPQPFYSPNNIYILPDGEPTIIDSGYIENLGLLQKALKTIGLSLSKIKHIIYTHNHLDHMSAALTLRYYTDAKLYAMTGMAAEIGNYVEFVQVFQRAMRRLVYKGHHDNTTRATELKRVDTGIFEFHDALENSERVDPYLDFDVELVEGDVIKAGGREIGILHTPGHNRWHLTPYILGEKIYFTGDLVLQNISSIYAEIDGNLYDYHQSLDRLSKLPIRRLLPAHGPEPDDPQRAIKLLSKTLNLLERGVVRRLKENDQDLSTLVLEAMGEKVANSGYYNTALAILHSLIRKLIDQGQVQILEIDPPYEKYRWIGGE
- a CDS encoding response regulator — its product is MKDSTKKNNAILCVDDEPIILIALKQELKKQFGNEFQYETAINANEAMEVVDELVGNGVNVILILSDWRMPGIKGDEFLILIHKKYPGIRSILITGHVDEAAVERVKKEAGTYAVLPKPWDPKQLADAVKVCCDRN